Within Cellulophaga sp. L1A9, the genomic segment ATAAAGCTAGGTCTGGTTTTTTTGTTCTCGTACGCATGGCGTACATAGCTGCTTTGGCTGCGCCTTCTGCAATATCATCTACAGTAGACATCATTAATTGTACGGTGGATCCTTCTGGCACATCACCAGCTAAAATCATGGTATTGGCCTTTTCATCAATATTTAAAATTGTTCTAACGACAACCTCACTGCTATCTTTTACTCGTAAACTTAAAGGGTATAATAGGGCTGCTTGTGGTAATTCATTGGCCTTATCACCTAAATATTTTTTATATAAATCTAAGGCTGGCTGTCCGTCTAGCTCATACAGAACATTGTTTACAGATTTTGTAATAACGCGTTCTGGACCAAAAGAAGACCAGCCACCATAATTGGCACAGGTAATTTCTAAGGATTCTCCATAGAGTCCTATTGCAATGATTTCTCCTATCTTTGGGTTCTCATTAAAGGAAGAGACTGTTTTTTCAAACCGAGCCCCATCACCACAGAGTCCGCCTGTAATCGTGGTTTTGTCAGAATTATTTTTTTCAAGACCTTTTATAAGTGCTGATCCGTTTATTAAACTTCCTTCAGATACAATAAAAAGATGTTTTAAATTTTGTGAATCAAATTTGCTAGATAATTTTTCTCCTAATCGTTCAGAATCAGCATTAAAATTGTTTATGTTTTCTGAATGTATGACATACGAACTTTTTTCAAATTCTATAGCAGTAATAACGATGCTATCATCAAAAACATTTTCACCTAGAATTTCACCAGATGTAGAACCAAAGACTAAATTCCCGTCTGGGAAAATAGCTTTTACTTCCGCATAGATGGTTGCAGATTCTAATAGAAATCTATTTCCAAAAACGAGTACAAGCGGATTCTTTAAATCTTTCTTCTCGGATTTAAATTCCCATTCTTTGCCTTTATGTTTTACTACTTGAATAGTTTTCATTATATTATTTTTTTAGGGTGAAGAAAAATGTTGTTCCAACCCCAATTTCACTTTCTAGCCAAACTTGGCCTTCGTATAAGTCTATAATTTTCTTCACAATAGAAAGTCCTATTCCTGTAGAACGTTCTTTATTACCTACAGATTGAAAAATCTTAAATATTTTTTCATGGTATTCCTTTGGGATACCCACTCCATTATCTTTTACACTAAACTGCCAATGAGTTTTGGTTTCTATACAACCAATTTCTACCAAGCCGTTCTCTCGTTCAATATGAACAACAGCGTTACTTAAAAAGTTTTGTATGAGTTGATGTACTTTAGTCCTATCTGCATGGATTGTAGGTAATTTACTGGTAACAATTACCTTAACATGCGCTGGAATATAAATGATATCTGTAATCTCTTTAATTACTTCATTTACATCAACATCGGTATTTTCAATATTATCACTGTTAATGGTAGAATATTTTAAGATACCATCAATAAGGCTGTCCATAGCTTCAACTTTCTCTTGCATCATGGCTAAATTATACGTTCCATTCGCGTCTAATTTATCTTTGTAATCTTCATTAAGCCAAGTGCATAAAGCGCTAATACTTCGTAAAGGCGATTTTAAATCGTGAGAAACTATATGAGCGTATTCTTGTAAGCCTATATTACTCTTTTCTAATTCTTTTACAAGGTTCTCTTTTTGTAATTCCAGTTGTTTTTGACCGGTAATATCTAAATGAATGCCTAAAGATCCAATAACTTTGCCTGAATCATTGTATCGTGGAGCGCCACTAATTAACCAATGTTTTATTGCACCATCTTTACCAATTACTTCAATTTCATAGGAATCAGATTCACCTTTAAGTCTTTTATTAATTTTACCTGTAACAATATCGGGGTTGGTAATTTGTATAATATCGGTAGCTTTTTTACCTAATAATTCTTTTTCCGTAAAACCACTCATATTACAGAAACTCTGGTTTACAGTCAAAATAATTTCATTCGTATTCACCTCTAATAAACCGAGATTCATATTTGCAATAATGCTACTGTACTTTTCTTTTTGGACTTCTAAATTTCGCTTATAATTACGAGAAATGGTCACATCGGTATAGGTCCATAAATGTCCGTTATAAACCCCTTTGTTAAATATTGGAATATAATCTCTTTCAAGGATTCTACCATCGGCCATTTCTAGCTCGTCAGAAAGTGTTAAAGTTTTATTTTGTATTATTTCATTTATTCTTTTTACTTCAAAATCAGGCTGTTTAAACAGCTCTTTATTATCCTCCATGGCTTTAAAACAGTCGATGCCAATGAGTCTGTGCGGAGGAGCATCAATATCAAAAAAGTCGCAAAACATTTTATTAGCGAGTACAATGTTTCTTTGCTCATCTTCTACTAAAATTCCCGTATGTAAATTGGCAATTAAAGAAGAGAGTCTGTTTTCTGAAGCTTTTAATTGTTCTTCTGCCTCAAGCTCTTTGGTAATGTCTTCAACGATAATTACTTTAAAAACTATTTTTCCAAACTGATTTTTAACAGCGCTTACCGCTGTTTTAGTAAAGAGCTGTTTTCCATTTTTCTTAATGAATGTTCTAACTACAGAGAAGTTTTCTACTTCTCCATCGTCCATTTTTTTCATTAAGTTTTCAGACTCAGTAGTATGTTCAGATTTAGAGAGCGCATCTAAAGATTGTTTTTTGAGTTCTTCAATAGAGTACCCTAATAAGTTTACAATAGCATTGTTTGCTTTAATAATAGTCTCATTATCAGTTAATATAATTCCCAAAGGAGAATTTTCTACAATGATGTCTAGTTGTTTACGTTGATTGGCTAAAAGTTCCTTAATTTCAGAATCTTGGCTAATATCTCTTATAATACCTTGGGCACCAATAGGAGTTCTGTTTTTGTCATAGATGATGCTACCATTGACTTCAACGTGTTTAATATCGCCGTTTTTCAATACTAATTTAGGACGATAATTTTTTATAGTGCCAACTTCTACTAAAGATTTAAATGAATTGTAGGTGTATTCAATATAATCTTTGTGAATTAAAGAACTTAAATCTACGTTTTCATTAGGTTCGCAGCCTAGAAAATCTCTAGCGGCATCGTTCATTTTTATAACGGAACCAGAAAGGTCCATCACCACATATGGATCTATAATATTTATAAAAATCTCGTTTAGTTCTGATGATTTTTCAGAGAGTAGACTCTCTAAGCGACTATTGACTTCTTGTAAATGGCGCGCAGTATCGTAGAGCTCCTTAGATTTAGCTTCCAAGATGCTCTCCGCTTGTTTACGAGCCTTTACTTGCCGGTCAAGAGCACGTTTTAATAAAGTGACTTCTTTGTTATCCATTCTGGACAATATCAAATTTTACTTCAGTACCATCTTCTTTTAAAAGTTCGTAGGTAATTGTAGCAGTACCGTTAAAATGTTCAAATGTTTTTTCAATTAATCCGTGCGCTAAACGGTATAAGCCTCGAGATGAGGAATACACCATGGAAATTGAATTGTCTGTTTTATCTAGAATTTTGAAACTCGGTAGTTCCGCTTCAGGATATAATTTCTTTACATGCACATGAATATGATCTTCAATGGCATAAAGGAGACTTATAGGGTTGGTGTAATTTTCAATTACTTCGGGGTGTGAGCTTCCTAACCCATTAAAGAGGTAAAGTCCGAAGGCATAAATAAGATCGCCCATTGGCGCTTTAACTTCATCGCTAAGACTGGTAATTAAGCTTACCATTTCATTAAAGTTATAGGTGCCAACAGAAGTATAAATACCTTCTGAAGGCAGATTAGAATTTTCTATGATGGTATCTACAACTTCTAAACCGAACTTGAGTTCTACCATTTCTAAAAATTCTGTAAATACAACACCTTTCATATCTAAATATTAATTTCACTTTAAAAGTAGGAAAATTAGTACCCGTTATGAAAAAAATGTTGTGAAATGACAAAAACCTTATGCCTTTACTAGCTCATTCGTTTGCCAATACTCAAAAACAGTTTTTAATTTAGCTTCGTAATCTTCATATCTTAGGGGCTTAATTACATAACCTGCAATCCCTATTCTGTAACATTCTAACAAATCTGCTCTATTCTCAGAAGTGGTTAAAACAATAGTAGGTAAGTATCTGTAGTTAGGGTCTGCTTTTATAATTTCAAGAAATTCAATGCCACTCATTCTTGGCATGTTCAAATCTAACAGAATAATATCTGGTAATTTTGTACTAGATTTTAAAATTTCTAAAGCTTGTTCACCGTTCTTTGCCTCAATAATATTATGTTTTAATTGAAGTTTAGAAACAGTTCTTTGTAGCTTCATAGTCTCAATCGTGTCGTCTTCAATAAATAATACGTCCATAGCTTAATAAATTATAATGCAAATATTTCATTTTATCTCGTATTAAAATTCGCTAAGTAGATGAATAGCTAATAAGTATCGGTGAGTGGTAATTCTATATAGACTAACATAAATCCATGAGGTATAAGTGACTGTCGTTTAAAGAGATTCCTTAATAGTGTGGATCTTTTTTTTGCGGATCTGCTAAGAGATTGCAAATGTTCTTAGTTGTTCTAAAAAAAAGCGCTAAATTAATCCTCTTAAAACTGTATCAATTTGAATCCATACTACGTTCTAGGCATTATTGCTATTTACTTTATTATTTTAATGGTTATTTCTCATTTCACTTCTAAAAACGGGAGCGATGAGTCTTATTTTACGGGAGACCGTCAATCGCCTTGGTTTTTAGTAGCCTTTGGTATGGTAGGCGCTGGGCTCTCTGGAGTAACTTTTGTATCGCTTCCGGGAATGGTAGGGAACAATAACTTCTATTTCTATCAATTTATATTAGGGAATGTAGTAGGGTATTTGTTTATCACTTTTGTTTTAATTCCGCTTTATTTTAAGCTTAAATTGGTTTCCATTTATGGTTATTTAAAAGAACGGTTTGGCGTAAATTCTTATAAAACAGGGTCTTTGTTTTTTTTAATATCACAATCTTTTGGCGCAGCCCTCCGCTTGTTATTGGCTTCTAAAATTCTACAGTTTGCTCTTTTCGATGCGCTGAATGTTCCATTTTTTATTACGGTAATTATCATTCTTTTATTGGTGTGGTTGTACACCAATAAATCAGGGATTAAAACTATTGTTTGGACAGATACCTTACAAACCACCTTCTTGATTTTAGGAGCTGTTATTTCTATTTATGCGATCACTACCTCATTAAATTTAAATTTTACTACAGCGATTACTGCTGTTGCAGACCATCGTTATTTTGATATTTTTAATTGGGACGGTGCTTCTGGAAATAATTTTTACAAGCAATTTATTGCAGGGATTTTAGTAGCTATTGCCATGATAGGTTTAGATCAGAACATGATGCAAAAAACCCTCACCTGTAAAAACCAATGGGATGCTCAGAAAAATACGCTGACCTACAGTTTAATATTGGCGGCAACTCAGTTTTTGTTCTTAGGTCTTGGCGTTTTATTATACATCTATGCAGAGAAAAACGGAATAGCTATTCCTGTTAATGATGCAGGAGAATTGATCCATACAGATACCTTATTCCCTAATCTAGCTTTAAATCACCTAGGTGCTTTTGCAGCCATATTTTTCTTATTAGGAATTATTGCTGCCTCTTTTTCAAGTGTAGATTCTTCTTTAACCGCTTTAACAACATCATTTACCTATGATTTTTTAGATATTTCAGAAAAATCTGGAGCACAGCGTAAAAGTTTAAAAAACAAAGTACTGCTTGGGTTTTCTGTAATTATATTTACCATTATTATGCTTTTTGCAAATAGTAAAGGCGATGTAATCTCGTTAATCTTTAAAGTTGCAGGGTATACTTACGGGCCGTTGTTAGGTTTATTTCTATTAGGAATGTTTACTAAAATTACACTTAAAGATAAATGGGTTCCTTTTGTTTGCCTTCTAGCACCTTTTGCTACCTATTTGTTAAGTGAGTTCTTAATATCAAAATTTCAGTTCGATTTTGGTTTTGTGAACATCGCCGTTAATGCTGGCTTAACTATTCTAGGTTTATTGCTTTTGCGAAAAAAGTAAGCTTAACATTTTCATAGGATTACGATAGAGGTAGGCTGATTGTTATTCCTTAGTATTGTGATTGATTTAAAACATATACGATGAAACTAGTAAATTTTTTACTTACCATTTTTTGCTTTTCAGCTATGGGTTACGGACAAGTGACTTCTATCATGAGTTATAATATACGTTTAGATGTGGCCTCAGATGGAGAAAATGCATGGCCCTTGCGAAAGGATTTTGTAGTAGATCAATTAAAATTCTATAGTCCTGATATTTTTGGTATTCAAGAAGGAACACCACAACAGACTGCTTATTTAGCAACGCAATTAAAAGACTATAAATTTATTGGTGTGGGCCGAGATGGAGGAGATAAAGGAGAATATTCTGCTATTTTCTATAATTCATCACAATTTACGGTTACGGAAGAAAATACCTTTTGGCTATCTGAAACCCCCAAAGAAGCTTCTATGGATTGGGATGCTGCTTGCAATAGAGTGTGTACCTATGGATTGTTTACCAACAAGGATACAAAAGAAAAGTTTTGGGTATTTAATACGCACTTAGATCATAAAGGAGCTATAGCTAGAGTCAAAGGTGTGCAATTGATTCTGGATAAAATAAAACAGTTAAATACAAAAGACTATCCTGTAGTCTTAACAGGAGATTTTAATCTAGAGCCTAATGATGCTGTTATTGCTAGCGTGAAGAAGGTGTTAAGCGACGCTAAGGAGGTGGCCCGTCTAAGTTTTGGACCAGAAGGTACATTTAACGCTTTTAAATTTACTACAGCCGTAAAAAGAAGGATAGACTATATATTTATCACTCCAACTACTATGAACGTTACTAAATATGCGGTATTGAGTGATTCTAAAGACTTAAAATATCCTTCAGATCATTTGCCAGTGTATATTGAGTTTGAAATTAAATGAAGGTAAATCAGATTTTTTTTTAAACCCTAATGCATTCATAATTAAGTTTTTGCAAAGTTAAATTTAACATTCTTAAAATTACTTAAAATTTAGTTGCAGATTATTTATTGAAAACAGTATATTTGCAGCCTCTAAGAATTAAATTTAATTCTTTCAGTGTAGGTGGCATAGCTCAGCTGGATAGAGCACCTGCCTTCTAAGCAGGCGGTCGAAGGTTCGAATCCTTCTGCCATCACATCAAAAGTCTCTGAATTTTCAGAGACTTTTTTTGTTTTTATACTTTCGTATTCTCCTTATTCATGAAAACGCACTCCGTAACTATAGAAAATTTACGTGTATTTCATCGTAAATTAGAAATAATATACCATCAGTTTACCTATTTAGCTTATTTTTAGCTGTTCAGTAGTAAGGGTCTGGTACAAAGATTCTTAATGATAATTTATCTTCTTGTATACACTAGTAGTACAATTGTGTTATCCTTCTACAGTTAAACAGTACAAGCACCAGTAACCTATGGCTTTTCTAGCAAAACTCTTTATCAACGGAGAACAACGCAATGTTCTCAATGGTAATTATGTATACCATCAACTTCTTGATGCTAGGGGGAAGCCTAAGGCAAATGTGGAAGGCGGACAAATAAACTTTGTCATAGAAGCTACCGGTGATGATGCTTTGTTTCATTTATGGATGTTAGATGATTACCAAATGTATGATGGGTATATCCGTTTCTTTAAAAAGGATGGGTTGAGTAAATTGTTTGATTTTGAATTCGCCAATTGCTGTTGCGTAGGGTTACAAGAACAATTTAGCGCTACGGGTCATGACCCGTTAAAAATGGAACTCACCATTACTCCAGGGATACAGCGTGTACGGGATGTCATCTTTGAGAAAGTTTGGAACCCGAGTAATCCGTTTGCGGAGGCGCCTCCTGTAGCTATTGAAGAAATACCTCAGACCAAGATTACCAGGATTTCATGGGTAAATACAGATGAACAACAAGAGGATATTACAGAAATTGGAGTAACTCAACAAGTTAGTTTAATTGTTGAGATAAATAATCCAGTGGGAACAACTGTAAATATTATGATAGTAAAAGAGGATGGGACCGAATTTGAAAGCGGTAAAACTCAACTTTCTTTTACAGAATCTGTTACAGAAGATGGCCTAGTTGAAATCACACCTTTTGAAATAAAAGAGCAATGGGAAGAATTTAAAACTTCGGATATTGACAAACTTATTGCAAAAGTAGAGCATAATGGAAAGAGCAAGAATAGTGAAGTATTAGAAATTAAACCTAAACCAAAAGCTACGCTCCATTTTAGACCACATAGTTCTTGGAAAGGGGAATTTGGTTTTGATTGGATGCGTATTGGAGATACAAATATAGATGGGGATGTTCCTTATGAAGAAAATGTAGGGGAATACGGAAAAATTCCGGCAACAAAACCAGGAGCAGTTTTTACGCCTGCAAAATATAAAAATTTAGAAAAAAGATATGATCCCCAAAACATCAACAACAGAAAAGGTTCATCCGGTAATACGATAGAATATTACACGCCTTGGTTGAGTATATTTAAAGGCTCTAATTCAACAGAAATTCCATATGCTGAATTAGAGTTACTTACTGAAATTGATGTTATGCCTGATGAACTATACATTGAATTTTCTAAAAAATATTTTGATATTGTAGGAGCCATAGAGTCTCCAGATGACTCAACCTTAAAACACTTTAAATTAGTTACTGCTATGAAAAATGTTACCACAGCAGGAAGCCCAAATAAGATAAACATACAATTACAATGTGTAGAAAATTTACCCAAAGATGAGACCATTAAAGTTTGGGCGGCAAATAAGAATAGTAATGGTACACTAGATACACCTATACTATCTGGAATGCTTAAAGTAAAAGCAAATGACAAGAAAAATAGGAGGGTCAGTAAAATTGTATTTGTAAACGTACTAACTGATATTAATACTCGGGGTTGTTATGTGGATGGAATTAGCCCTGAGGATTTAATTGTTCAAGAAAAATATCTTAGCCCATTCTTAAAACAAGCATTGATAAGTATTGATATTGAAAATAGCACCTTAGATTTATCTGATTTAACGAAACCCGAAGTACAGACCCTTCATAAAGAGTTTAAAATTTTTGATCCTTTAATTAGTAAGCGTATTTTTAATAAGTATAGTGATAGTAAAGGCAAGAGTTTAGGGAGTTATTTAAAAAAACAATTTAAGTCTGACTCTAGTAATGCCAAGTACAAAAACTATTATAAAGTATTTTTTCTTGGTGAGTATGGAGGAACTTTGCATCCGATTACGGGAGAGATTACACCTTTAGGAGGGCATGCGAACGGTATTAAATCTAAGGAGTGCGTGATGTACAAAAAACCATTACCGTCTTTTGTAGCTCATGAGTTGATGCATTGTATGGGGCTTGAACATAGTTTTAATAACGATGCATCGCATACCTTCAAAATAGGTCAAACAGAAAATATTATGGACTATTCCCATCTTTCAGAATATGCTAAATCTCCTAAAGGGCCTCTTAAACAGATTAGTACTTGGGAATGGCAGTGGAAAAAGTTGAAGAGAAAAAATGAAAAAGAAAAATAAGTATGAAAACAATATTTAAATTTTGTAGGCTTCCCTAAAAATAGGACAGTTTATAATTCGAATTTACTAACTTTAAATTCAAACTGTCACAATGAAAAACAGCAAATTTAGCGAGAGCCAGATTATTAAAGCTCTTAAGGAAAATGAACAAGGAAGATCCGTAGGTGATTTATCTAGAGAATTAGGAATTGACAAAAGCACCTTCTACTATTGGAGAAAGAAGTACGGCGGTATGGAACAACAGCAGCTTAAACGTTTAAAAGAACTTGAAGAAGAGAACA encodes:
- a CDS encoding FIST signal transduction protein, which produces MKTIQVVKHKGKEWEFKSEKKDLKNPLVLVFGNRFLLESATIYAEVKAIFPDGNLVFGSTSGEILGENVFDDSIVITAIEFEKSSYVIHSENINNFNADSERLGEKLSSKFDSQNLKHLFIVSEGSLINGSALIKGLEKNNSDKTTITGGLCGDGARFEKTVSSFNENPKIGEIIAIGLYGESLEITCANYGGWSSFGPERVITKSVNNVLYELDGQPALDLYKKYLGDKANELPQAALLYPLSLRVKDSSEVVVRTILNIDEKANTMILAGDVPEGSTVQLMMSTVDDIAEGAAKAAMYAMRTRTKKPDLALLVSCIGRKLVMNQRTEEEIEEVIEAIGNQAVVTGFYSYGELSPFSNQIGCKLHNQTMTLTLISE
- a CDS encoding PAS domain-containing sensor histidine kinase codes for the protein MDNKEVTLLKRALDRQVKARKQAESILEAKSKELYDTARHLQEVNSRLESLLSEKSSELNEIFINIIDPYVVMDLSGSVIKMNDAARDFLGCEPNENVDLSSLIHKDYIEYTYNSFKSLVEVGTIKNYRPKLVLKNGDIKHVEVNGSIIYDKNRTPIGAQGIIRDISQDSEIKELLANQRKQLDIIVENSPLGIILTDNETIIKANNAIVNLLGYSIEELKKQSLDALSKSEHTTESENLMKKMDDGEVENFSVVRTFIKKNGKQLFTKTAVSAVKNQFGKIVFKVIIVEDITKELEAEEQLKASENRLSSLIANLHTGILVEDEQRNIVLANKMFCDFFDIDAPPHRLIGIDCFKAMEDNKELFKQPDFEVKRINEIIQNKTLTLSDELEMADGRILERDYIPIFNKGVYNGHLWTYTDVTISRNYKRNLEVQKEKYSSIIANMNLGLLEVNTNEIILTVNQSFCNMSGFTEKELLGKKATDIIQITNPDIVTGKINKRLKGESDSYEIEVIGKDGAIKHWLISGAPRYNDSGKVIGSLGIHLDITGQKQLELQKENLVKELEKSNIGLQEYAHIVSHDLKSPLRSISALCTWLNEDYKDKLDANGTYNLAMMQEKVEAMDSLIDGILKYSTINSDNIENTDVDVNEVIKEITDIIYIPAHVKVIVTSKLPTIHADRTKVHQLIQNFLSNAVVHIERENGLVEIGCIETKTHWQFSVKDNGVGIPKEYHEKIFKIFQSVGNKERSTGIGLSIVKKIIDLYEGQVWLESEIGVGTTFFFTLKK
- a CDS encoding heme NO-binding domain-containing protein, which produces MKGVVFTEFLEMVELKFGLEVVDTIIENSNLPSEGIYTSVGTYNFNEMVSLITSLSDEVKAPMGDLIYAFGLYLFNGLGSSHPEVIENYTNPISLLYAIEDHIHVHVKKLYPEAELPSFKILDKTDNSISMVYSSSRGLYRLAHGLIEKTFEHFNGTATITYELLKEDGTEVKFDIVQNG
- a CDS encoding response regulator, producing MDVLFIEDDTIETMKLQRTVSKLQLKHNIIEAKNGEQALEILKSSTKLPDIILLDLNMPRMSGIEFLEIIKADPNYRYLPTIVLTTSENRADLLECYRIGIAGYVIKPLRYEDYEAKLKTVFEYWQTNELVKA
- a CDS encoding sodium:solute symporter translates to MNPYYVLGIIAIYFIILMVISHFTSKNGSDESYFTGDRQSPWFLVAFGMVGAGLSGVTFVSLPGMVGNNNFYFYQFILGNVVGYLFITFVLIPLYFKLKLVSIYGYLKERFGVNSYKTGSLFFLISQSFGAALRLLLASKILQFALFDALNVPFFITVIIILLLVWLYTNKSGIKTIVWTDTLQTTFLILGAVISIYAITTSLNLNFTTAITAVADHRYFDIFNWDGASGNNFYKQFIAGILVAIAMIGLDQNMMQKTLTCKNQWDAQKNTLTYSLILAATQFLFLGLGVLLYIYAEKNGIAIPVNDAGELIHTDTLFPNLALNHLGAFAAIFFLLGIIAASFSSVDSSLTALTTSFTYDFLDISEKSGAQRKSLKNKVLLGFSVIIFTIIMLFANSKGDVISLIFKVAGYTYGPLLGLFLLGMFTKITLKDKWVPFVCLLAPFATYLLSEFLISKFQFDFGFVNIAVNAGLTILGLLLLRKK
- a CDS encoding endonuclease/exonuclease/phosphatase family protein — encoded protein: MKLVNFLLTIFCFSAMGYGQVTSIMSYNIRLDVASDGENAWPLRKDFVVDQLKFYSPDIFGIQEGTPQQTAYLATQLKDYKFIGVGRDGGDKGEYSAIFYNSSQFTVTEENTFWLSETPKEASMDWDAACNRVCTYGLFTNKDTKEKFWVFNTHLDHKGAIARVKGVQLILDKIKQLNTKDYPVVLTGDFNLEPNDAVIASVKKVLSDAKEVARLSFGPEGTFNAFKFTTAVKRRIDYIFITPTTMNVTKYAVLSDSKDLKYPSDHLPVYIEFEIK
- the tssD gene encoding type VI secretion system tube protein TssD codes for the protein MAFLAKLFINGEQRNVLNGNYVYHQLLDARGKPKANVEGGQINFVIEATGDDALFHLWMLDDYQMYDGYIRFFKKDGLSKLFDFEFANCCCVGLQEQFSATGHDPLKMELTITPGIQRVRDVIFEKVWNPSNPFAEAPPVAIEEIPQTKITRISWVNTDEQQEDITEIGVTQQVSLIVEINNPVGTTVNIMIVKEDGTEFESGKTQLSFTESVTEDGLVEITPFEIKEQWEEFKTSDIDKLIAKVEHNGKSKNSEVLEIKPKPKATLHFRPHSSWKGEFGFDWMRIGDTNIDGDVPYEENVGEYGKIPATKPGAVFTPAKYKNLEKRYDPQNINNRKGSSGNTIEYYTPWLSIFKGSNSTEIPYAELELLTEIDVMPDELYIEFSKKYFDIVGAIESPDDSTLKHFKLVTAMKNVTTAGSPNKINIQLQCVENLPKDETIKVWAANKNSNGTLDTPILSGMLKVKANDKKNRRVSKIVFVNVLTDINTRGCYVDGISPEDLIVQEKYLSPFLKQALISIDIENSTLDLSDLTKPEVQTLHKEFKIFDPLISKRIFNKYSDSKGKSLGSYLKKQFKSDSSNAKYKNYYKVFFLGEYGGTLHPITGEITPLGGHANGIKSKECVMYKKPLPSFVAHELMHCMGLEHSFNNDASHTFKIGQTENIMDYSHLSEYAKSPKGPLKQISTWEWQWKKLKRKNEKEK
- a CDS encoding transposase, which translates into the protein MKNSKFSESQIIKALKENEQGRSVGDLSRELGIDKSTFYYWRKKYGGMEQQQLKRLKELEEENNKLKQMYADVSLDNKMLKDVLSKKF